The segment TGGGTGCCAGGCTCAGTGCTGGGTTCCGTGGGGACAGATGATTATGACACAAAACCCATGCCACAATTTGTCAGTGAGCCCACGTTTGATCATGTAGGACTGATTCTCAGGCCCCAGTCGGGGAGGGAAGCTGGGGAGGCGTGAGCCGGCCTCTGAGGGCCCTGGGTTTGGGTCTGAGAGAGGAGGCAATGGGGAGGCGTCCAGTGACAGGACGTGGGGCGGTGGGGTGGTGTGGCACGGGGTGGTGGGGTGGTGTGGTGCGGAGCCTGAGCCATAGGCAGCTGTGTGGAGGAAGCAGAAAAGACGGCGGCTGGGGAGGAAGGTGCCGGGGACAGGCCACCGGCTGCCCAGGACACCGAGAAGGGGCATTGTGGAGTGGACTGACGGGCAACAGGGGTCACTGAAGGGTCCGCAGAGGCGTAAGGAGGAGGCAAAGGCAACACCACTGGCTGCTTTAGAGGAGGGAGGAGCGTTTCCTTCAGGTGCAGGAGTTGTGTTTTGCTCTCCCAGGCCCTTTGCTACCCCTCAAAAGATGAAGCTAACACACATCCGGGACTGCCTCCCCTCACAGCCTTGGGGAGTCCGGGGGGTAGTCACTGACTTCCCCATGTAGTGATCTCTGATCAGGATCTGCTGGATCCAGGATGCCCCTGCCACCCTTCTCAGGAAGAAAGGCCCACACGAATACCCTGCTTCCTGTCTCCACAGGGAGAACTTCCTGGTCCTAGACGTCTTCTTTGAGGCCCTGACCTCTGAAGCCATGGAGCAGCGAGCAGCCTATGGCCTGTCAGCCCTGCTGGGTGAGACTGGTGTCCCTGCCCCCAGCTTGTGTGGGGGTGGATCAGCCCGGCCGCTCCCTCTGACACTGCTCTCCTGCTTCCCAGGAGACCTCGGGGGACAGATGGGCCTGTTCATTGGGGCCAGCATCCTCACGTTGCTGGAGATCCTCGACTACATCTATGAGGCAAGGGCCCTGGAGAAggcagggtgggagtgggggccgTGGGCAAAGCAGAAGTGGGCAGTATGGGGTGCCTGGTGGAGCTGGCCTGGGTGGAAAGTCAGGTTCAGGGTTCTCTGCCAGGGTCCCCTGACTGGCTGGCAGGCCTGAGGGCTCAGAGTCAGGAGAAAGGGatgggtgaggaggaggagggtgtcCTACTGGGAGTTTGCTGTGGCAGTAAGTCCTAtgggcagctgggcatggtaaggCTCACGCTTCTCCTCAACCAAATTTCCTGAGCCCACTGCTGTCCCCCACCCTGAACCCCAAGGTGTCCTGGGATCGACTGAAGCGGGTATGGAGGCGTCCCAAGACCCCCCTGCGGACCTCCACTGGGGGCATCTCCACtttggggcttcaggagctgaaGGAACAGGTGAGGACAAGCTCTACACAGCATGCAGCCACACCTCCCCAGGACTGAATACATCCATTGTTTCTGAACCAGCCTGTGGAGGGGGCCCTGGAGCCTCTGCCCGAGGTGACAAGGAAAGGCTGGCGGTGTGAGCCCTGGGGGCACCACTTGAGCTCTCCCTGtcccactttctcttttctttctcctgcagAGTCCCTGCCCGAGCCGGGGCCGAGCGGAGGGTGGGGGGGTCAGCAGTCTGCTCCCCAACCACCACCACCCTCACGGTCCCCCAGGAGgtctctttgaagatttcgcttgcTAGGACGGTGCTGTGACTGAAAGGACCCAGGAGTCTGGGACCCCTCCTGGGATCCCCAGCACATTCTCCTGCTCCTGGGAGAGGCCTGGGGGCGGTGCTCACTGGGAGGGCCAGGACTCAGTTCCTGCTCTCATCCTCCCCTGCCCTGATGTCAGCTGCTTTGCACAAAGGTCCTTCTTGTCCACACCCCTTATCCCCAGGCTGGTGCCCCGGGAGGGCTGGAGACCAGGCCATGGGCCCTcatggagaggaagggaaggaaggagagggaggggaaggataGAGCCCATCCCAGCCGGGGAGGGGGAGCCCTCTgtacatttgtaaatatttagggaaagccgggtggggtggggggatacaGATGTAGAAGGTGGGTAGGGCTACAGGGGTGGGTGATTTAGGGACAGCCAGGGTCCCAGGCCCAATGTCAGCAGGATAGGGAGAGCCCCAGGACTCAGGAGTGCTGGGCTGGTCCTACTTCCTgcccctctccaggcccagctcccctCTTGGCAGGGGGAGAGGATGGCCCAGCAGGCCTGGCCCAGCTCCCAGTTCCCCCTGCACCAGCCCCACCCCTAGAGTCCCTTCTATAGGGAGGGGGCAGGAGACCTTCCAGACTTCGGCTGAGCttggagggtgggaagggagcCTTCTCAGTCCTCTCTCCCTCCAGTCTGATTTTATAAAGTGCTGATGAGATTGGGAATAAAGAGGCATAAAGaattctctgtgtgtatgtgtgaccaAGCACGCACTGGGGGCCGGGGTGAGGCTGGGCACATGCATGACTTGGTCCCGGGTGAAAGGAAAGGCAGGCCCCAGCAGGGGCAGGGGAGCCTGTGGTGCTCAGCCAGTCCTCCCTCCCCCACGCCAGCCTACACTTTCAAAACCTCTGAATCACAAGTCCACACTTGGCCAGTTTATTAAAGGCAGGGAGCTTTGGCAGGGTCCAAAAGGGAGAAGTTGGGAGATGCCCCCTCCTCAGCTCCCTCCTTCCCCAACAACTCTTCTacagcccagcccccagggccCAGAGGCAGGGCTGGCGTCAGGCAGACTGTACTGCATAAATATGTGGAGGCCACAGCCCGAATCAGCAGCGTCAGGGGGCAGGGAAACTGGGTTTGGGATGAGAAGGGGGTGGCTCTGGGGGCACCTCCCCCAGTGCTTGTCCAGAGCCCAGGGACCCACAGAGCCAGAGAGGGGACCAGTGGGCCAGCTTGGGGTCTGGCTACAGCCAGCCCTGCCCAGCGAGGCTGGCAGGTGGCTCTGATTTTGGGGGAGAAGTGGGGTGGGGTGTGGCCATGCCACGGCCCACAGGGACAGGGTGGGGTCAGGTGCTGTTGCCCTGCTCCTGTTCAAAGAGTAGCATGGCCAGCTGGGTTCGGGAGCCGAGGCCCTCAAGCACGCTCTGGCGGCAGCGGTGGTACAGGTCCTCACTGAGCCTCGCGCTGCACGTCTGGGCCCGGTAGCGCTGCAGCAGCGCCGGCTCCACCGCCCGCAGCACATGCAGACTGGAGAAGTGGAGGAACAGCTCGTACACATCCAGGCTCTCCAGCAGCTCCTCTTCTTGTTCTGAGGCTGCCGCCAGGCGCCCACGGGCTGCCACGTAGTCGGAGTTGTAGAAGCAGGCCTCGCTGGCTGCCTGGCGATCAAAGCGGCCAGTGTCACGGCCCAGCTCTGGGGGCCCAGGCCCTTGTGGTGGGGCCACAGCTGGGTGGAAGGCTTGGAAATGCATGGGAAAGAAGGCCTGCCAGCCGGAGATGGCATGCATGCGGCAGCGGTTCAGGAAGTCAGGCGTGAGCACCGTGTCTGGCCCGGCCAGCAGGAACAGTGTGTCCAGCGGGTGCTTCTTGGAGAGTAGATCCATGAGGCGCAGTGGTGAGGGTGCGGCTGTCTGCACactgagccatggcacccgggcACCGGGGAAACGCCGCTCCAGCTCTGCCACGTGGGCCTTGACAGGTGCGAAGACATCTGCGTGGGCCGCGCGCTGGGCCTGGCGCGGCTCATACAGTAGCAGCAGGGTCAGGGCTGCCGCAGCATCACCAGGCTCCAGTGCTGCAGTGGCAAAGGCCTCCAAGAAGCCAGGGGCCAGGTCACGCTCAGCCGCAGCTAGAGGCAGCAGCACAGTGAGACGTGAGGCCTCAGTGACATAGGGCACAGGCAAGATCTCCACGCGGCTCAGCGGCCGGAGCAGCTGCACTCGGCGAGTGAGGGGCCGGCGGCCTCCCTGGGGGGTCAGTGCCTCCAGCTGCAAGTCTAGCATGTATTCCATACCCCGGGCCGGATCAAAGCGTCGGTAGCCATTCACCAGCTGCTGCTTCTGGAGCCGCAAGGCCGGGTGGTAGCGGCGGTTGAGCTCCTCTAGAGCTGTCCCCAGAACATCGGCCACATCAGCCCGGTCAGCCCCACGCAGTGGGCAGCGGGGTGAGCCATCGGCGCAAGAGAAAGCGTGCTGCTCCGTGAAGTAGTCCCAGCGCAGCACCTCAAAGCGGGAGGCCGGGCGGGATGGTGCTGGAATGCCCACGGGCCAAGCAGCTGCCCGGTCCCCATCAACGGCCAGACGGCTGGTATTCTGGATCTCCCACTGGATCAGAGAAACAGGCCATCAGCAAGAGACAGATTAGAGGGAGCAGCACACAGCTGGGGGACTGGGTAGGCAGTAGGTGCCACTCAGGATGGGCCCCTCATCCCCTGCCAACCTCTGCCCACCCAGGGCCCATACCTATCATTTCCCCAGCATAGACAGCCAGGAGGCTCATCAGAGAATGTAGAAACAGGCAGGGGCTGGGAAGTAGTTTTGTTCTGTGATTCTAGTGCTAACTTGTCATTTCTCTGGGCTGTGACTTCTCAGATCCCGTCCCCATCACTCTGCCACCCCCAGACCTAGACCATACCTGTAACTCCTGGATCTCCTGGTACGTGCGTTCCAGTTCAGCTCGGGCGAAAGCCTTGTGCAGCTGGTACATGTGCACAGGGTCACGCACAGGGTGGGCTGTCAGGGCACTTCGGAAACGAGGGTCCCCCTCCTGCACTGGCTCCCCAGGGCTCAGCTCCAGATGGCTATAGTGCACCccctggggagaggaagggaagggatctGTGATGAGCTGGCATTGTCTTCCGTTGTCTCATAGTAAGTGTCTCATCTCCTCAGCCTATGACCTGTTGTGGACTTGCAGTCTGAGGGTTTAAGTCTACCCTGACCAGTTGTGAGTCTGTGTGACCTTCAGCATGCCTCCGCTAGCTCATCTGCGAAATGGGCATGCGTCCTGTCTCAGAGCTGTCCAAGGGCTAAAATAATAACTAACATCAAATGCCTATTATGTACAAGGCTCCCTGATTTTTTCTAATCCTTGTAACAACCCCGAGCAATAATTATTTCCATTGGCACAAAGGAAGATACTGAAGCCCAGGATATTTAGTAATTTACTGGGGGtcacagagatagaaaataaatgtcCGAATTGGCATGGAAAAGCAGGCCTGTATCTCCAACATCCCTTTGCCTCTCAGAGGGATTTGAACATGACAAGGAGGTATCAGTGGGATAGCTTATCGTCCCACCTCGTGGTCACCAGTGCAGCCCACCCCGGTGGCATCGAGAATGCAGCGACCCAGCCACTCGTCAGGGCGCGCACTGACGATGTCGTTGCGGCAGCCTTCCAGGTGGGGGCGCAGTTGCTGCAGCAGCATGCGCGACAGCAGCACCCCAAAGCCTCCGTGGCAGTAGCGGCCGGGGGTGGGCTCTCCGCCGATGAAGTCCTGGGGCCGGCCCAGGTACAGGTGGGCGGCGGAGgccaggctgaggtggccagTTAGGCGTGCCAGGCCGTGCGCCTCGGTGTAGGTGGTGTCAGGCACCAGGAAGAACCAGTCAAAGTCGTCGCCGTGCTGCTCCAGCAGGTGGCGCAGCGCCAGGTGTAGGTGTCCGATGGGTCGCTCCTCGCCCAGCGTCACCACTGCCATGCCAGGTGGGGCCCGGCGGCCCCGTGCGCCCGTCAGGAACACCACACGCTCCAGCCGGTGCCCCAGCGTGCGATTCACGGCCACGCCCAGCGTGGGCAGCGTGGCCTGAGAGGTCAGCACCGCCACCAGCAGCCTCTGCCTGATGCCCAGCTCCGTGCTGATGTAGCGGGTCCTAGGGGAGGAGATGGCACAAGCTTATCAAAAAGACaacggggcggggggtggggggagtggtcAGCACAGACCCTGGCAGGTCACATCTTCTCTGTATCTGTTTTCTCACCTATGAATAGGTTAAAAATAAACCCTCTCTCCCAGGGGTCATGAGGATTTAAACGAAATGGTCTTAAACAGGTAGTGCTTTGCATTTGGGAGATGGCAATACCCACCCAGATAGGAGAGAGATATTGTGGGTCTGACTCCGGGGTTTGCTACTTAGTAGTTATGTCCTTGAGCATGTTATTTAACCtgagccatctgtaaaatgggactgatTATATCTGTTTAAAGCACCCAGCCAAACGCTGGACACACCATGTATCTActcatttctatataaatatgcCATTATGCCACAAATGCCTCACATAAATGATATAAAGAAACGTTTGGCATAGGGGTGTACTGAGTGTTTCTGCGGGGAGGGGCAAACTGCACTCAGGGGCTCTAGGAACTTACCTTTTGGTAAGGCAGAAGGTAAATTGCAGAACCAGCATTTGAACCCAATGTTACTTAGAAGTTATTTCAACTCATCAGCAGAGACATTAATGAGATAGGtacattcctccctcccccatctcaccCTGAGGTGGCCCTTGTAACCCACTCAGGAACAAGAGATCCAGGTAAATCCtagttctctcctttctctttccctgtctctATACACTCACCCTATATACAAATCATTTCTCTAACACCAGCAGCCCAGCCAGGGAGCTAGTAGGATCTCTGGGGTGCCATCGGGTCGAGCCAGTTTAGGACAGAGATTAGTAAGTTCAGCCCAGGCCGGGATAGGGCCCAGAGAAAGTCTCGGACTGGCCCCACGGCTCTCGGGAAGGCAGGGCCATCGGAAGTTATCGGGGCCCAAAGACTTCCTGGCTCGCCAGCCCCTTCCTTCCGGAGCCCGACCCGGGCCCGGGCGACTTCCCCGCGCGCTTCCCGGCCGCTGCCCAGGGGGTAGAGCGGGCGCAGCCGATCACTACCTGACGGCCTTTTTGGCGGCCTGGCCGGGCTGTGCGGGGTGGTAGGGCAAGACGCGCGGCTCCCAATTCTCCCCGGCGCCTTCGCCGGCCCCGGGCTTCTCGCGCTCCGCTCCGGGCTGCACCGAGTTGGGCCGGCGCGCCGCGTTGGTGTTGCCGCGCGGCGGCAGCTCAGAGTCTCCAGTTTGGGGCGGGCCTGGGCCACACGGCTCCTCCACCCAGGTGACGCTGAGCAGGCTCAAGGTGAAGCCCAGGGAGATGCCCACGGCCACGGGCCCTGCGGGCCGCAGCACCGACAGCAGCAGCGATGCCCGCATGGCGCCCGGACCGCGGGTCCCGGGCCCCGGCGAAGCCCCAGAGCAGCCAGAGGAGGCTCCGAGGGGGCGGGACCGGGGAGGGGGCGGATCCGGAGGGCTCGGGCCCCGCGGGCGGGCCCGCTCCCTCCCCGCAGAGCAGAGCCAGCGGCCCGAGCCGAATCCCCGGAGCCGCGCCTCGATTCCCCTCCAGCAGCTGCTCTGGGCTGCGCAGGGTTCTTGCGCTCGGCACTGGAGCCTCAGCCGCGGCCGCAGCTGTCCGACGTGTCACTGCAAGGGCCCCGCCCCCGGGGTGGGGTCTCGGGCTCTCGCTACCGGAGAGGGAGGAGAAGTGGGAGGTTAAAGGGGAAGGACCCCCGGAAGTGCCCCCTCCTCAGTGCGGGAGAGGGAGACGCCGGGGGCGGAGTCCCCTGCCTCCCGCGGCGTGGTTGGTGCGTCCCAGGTGACGCCAGAAGCAGCCCGCCCCTGCCTGGATGGTGCGCCGAGTGACGTCAGGAGCAGAGGCCGGAGCTGTCCATCAGCACCAAAGGCCGCGGGCGGGCTCAGGGCATGGGGCCGCGGTTCTGGGGCGGCCCGAGCCCCGGCTCCTGCGCCTTCCCCTTCCTCAGGCCCAGCCCGAGTTCCCGGACGCCGCGGGACTGGAGTGCCAGCCGGTGTTGGACGTGGAGCGGCGCCACCACCGCGCCGACACCATTCTCTCTGGCCCAGCAGCCCCCTTCCTCGCACGACGGACTTTCCCTGGACCCCAGTCAGTTGGAGCCTCTGGCGCCCCGCAACCCCGGCCCCTCGGGCCTCTGCACAGCCTCTTTCACTCAGAAGCTCAGGTCGCCTCCAGCCCAGGTAAATCTTGGACAATCCCATATTGAGCCGCCCACAGATCAATCTCTTGGCTGCCTCCTTCTCACTGGCAGCACTCTCCCTTCATCCCCCCTGACTCCCGTCCCTCTTTTAACTTCATCCCAGCCTCCACTAGCCAGGCACTTTTGTTTCCCTTTGTCTTTGCTCCCCACTC is part of the Pan paniscus chromosome 13, NHGRI_mPanPan1-v2.0_pri, whole genome shotgun sequence genome and harbors:
- the CHPF gene encoding chondroitin sulfate synthase 2, with translation MRASLLLSVLRPAGPVAVGISLGFTLSLLSVTWVEEPCGPGPPQTGDSELPPRGNTNAARRPNSVQPGAEREKPGAGEGAGENWEPRVLPYHPAQPGQAAKKAVRTRYISTELGIRQRLLVAVLTSQATLPTLGVAVNRTLGHRLERVVFLTGARGRRAPPGMAVVTLGEERPIGHLHLALRHLLEQHGDDFDWFFLVPDTTYTEAHGLARLTGHLSLASAAHLYLGRPQDFIGGEPTPGRYCHGGFGVLLSRMLLQQLRPHLEGCRNDIVSARPDEWLGRCILDATGVGCTGDHEGVHYSHLELSPGEPVQEGDPRFRSALTAHPVRDPVHMYQLHKAFARAELERTYQEIQELQWEIQNTSRLAVDGDRAAAWPVGIPAPSRPASRFEVLRWDYFTEQHAFSCADGSPRCPLRGADRADVADVLGTALEELNRRYHPALRLQKQQLVNGYRRFDPARGMEYMLDLQLEALTPQGGRRPLTRRVQLLRPLSRVEILPVPYVTEASRLTVLLPLAAAERDLAPGFLEAFATAALEPGDAAAALTLLLLYEPRQAQRAAHADVFAPVKAHVAELERRFPGARVPWLSVQTAAPSPLRLMDLLSKKHPLDTLFLLAGPDTVLTPDFLNRCRMHAISGWQAFFPMHFQAFHPAVAPPQGPGPPELGRDTGRFDRQAASEACFYNSDYVAARGRLAAASEQEEELLESLDVYELFLHFSSLHVLRAVEPALLQRYRAQTCSARLSEDLYHRCRQSVLEGLGSRTQLAMLLFEQEQGNST